In a genomic window of Halostella litorea:
- a CDS encoding DEAD/DEAH box helicase has translation MADDASGWSERADVLSPDHLRERFPGYEDQIEHVATQPGAEAEYVDAASVLGADLADALGHDLYTHQAAAIERLLDGENVAVATSTASGKTYVYALYFALLKRRDPDARALFCYPTKALSRDQERALNDLYDDLGMDVTVAVYDGDTPRDRRRAIREGADVVVSNFAGINVYLAHHRKWRDAFANCRLLAVDESHSYTGVHGMHVAWTLRRLRRVLDYYGSDPRIVCTTATIGNPVEHAEALTGAPFVAVDDDGSPHGRRRIVLWDPPFDDDVAEEFDIDEFLGAKRSANDEAASVLAHLGLNGVQTLTFARSRQGVELAAKAAERAAGEHPSGNYLSVEPYHAGHGKESRRGTEHRLKSGDLDGVVSTNALELGIDVGSVDAAVTAGYPGTRQSFWQQVGRAGRGTADALGVLVARADAIDQYVLENPDYLLGDAMEDAVVDLDNDVVYARHLLCAAQELPLDRDDARWFGGADRLERAVGMWRAAGRFVGHLDHGVQYDGAPRPQADISMYAASGEQFDVRCENGEIEMEPIDRQRAYRDFHPGALALHDGAEYEVTDLVEDVPQPYVSVREVRTNEYTRTQSEKSVSDVERERVRDLGGGYRLCFGTGTVSVHYSHYERVDVSTGKPKGPPEATGLPPVDLRTQLMWVETPRDLFERVVAAIPDDKLAEPSGAASLGTKEWTFLGGLHGAEHAMIKLAPLELRMDKGDMGGLSVNRHPETGVPTWFIHDTVEGGIGFAKGIYEHADAVLARTRERVADCDCGGVNGCPACLMDVQCGNGNEPLHAPATVEVLDAVLERLD, from the coding sequence ATGGCCGACGACGCTTCCGGGTGGAGCGAGCGGGCGGACGTGCTCTCGCCGGACCACCTGCGCGAGCGGTTCCCGGGCTACGAGGACCAGATCGAACACGTCGCGACCCAGCCCGGCGCCGAGGCAGAGTACGTCGACGCCGCGTCCGTGCTGGGCGCGGACCTGGCCGACGCGCTCGGCCACGACCTCTACACACACCAGGCCGCGGCCATCGAGCGCCTGCTGGACGGCGAGAACGTCGCCGTCGCCACGTCGACGGCGTCCGGGAAGACGTACGTGTACGCGCTGTACTTCGCGCTGCTGAAGCGCCGCGACCCGGACGCCCGCGCGCTGTTTTGCTACCCGACGAAGGCGCTGTCCCGCGACCAGGAGCGCGCGCTGAACGACCTGTACGACGACCTGGGGATGGACGTGACCGTGGCGGTGTACGACGGCGACACCCCGCGGGACCGCCGCCGGGCGATCCGGGAGGGCGCGGACGTGGTCGTCTCGAACTTCGCGGGGATCAACGTCTACCTCGCCCACCACCGCAAGTGGCGCGACGCGTTCGCGAACTGCCGCCTGCTGGCGGTCGACGAGTCCCACAGCTACACCGGCGTCCACGGGATGCACGTCGCGTGGACGCTCCGCCGCCTGCGCCGCGTCCTCGACTACTACGGCAGCGACCCGCGGATCGTCTGCACGACGGCGACCATCGGCAACCCCGTCGAGCACGCCGAGGCGCTGACCGGCGCGCCCTTCGTCGCCGTCGACGACGACGGCAGCCCCCACGGCCGCCGGCGGATCGTCCTCTGGGACCCGCCGTTCGACGACGACGTGGCCGAGGAGTTCGACATCGACGAGTTCCTCGGCGCGAAGCGAAGCGCCAACGACGAGGCCGCGAGCGTGCTCGCCCACCTCGGCCTCAACGGCGTCCAGACGCTCACGTTCGCCCGCTCGCGGCAGGGCGTCGAACTCGCCGCGAAGGCCGCCGAGCGCGCCGCCGGCGAGCACCCATCGGGCAACTACCTCTCGGTCGAACCGTACCATGCGGGCCACGGGAAGGAGAGCCGCCGCGGCACGGAACACCGGCTCAAGTCGGGCGACCTCGACGGCGTCGTCTCGACGAACGCGCTGGAACTGGGCATCGACGTGGGCTCGGTCGACGCCGCCGTGACGGCCGGCTACCCCGGCACGCGCCAGTCGTTCTGGCAGCAGGTCGGCCGCGCCGGCCGCGGGACGGCCGACGCGCTCGGCGTGCTGGTCGCACGCGCCGACGCCATCGACCAGTACGTGCTGGAGAACCCCGACTACCTGCTGGGCGACGCCATGGAGGACGCAGTCGTCGACCTCGACAACGACGTCGTGTACGCCCGGCACCTGCTGTGTGCCGCCCAGGAACTGCCGCTGGACCGCGACGACGCCCGCTGGTTCGGCGGCGCGGACCGCCTGGAGCGGGCCGTCGGGATGTGGCGGGCCGCCGGCCGGTTCGTCGGCCACCTCGACCACGGCGTCCAGTACGACGGCGCGCCGCGGCCCCAGGCCGACATCTCGATGTACGCCGCTTCGGGCGAGCAGTTCGACGTGCGCTGCGAGAACGGCGAGATAGAGATGGAGCCGATCGACCGCCAGCGCGCGTACCGTGACTTCCACCCCGGCGCGCTCGCGCTCCACGACGGGGCGGAGTACGAGGTGACCGACCTCGTCGAGGACGTCCCGCAGCCGTACGTCTCGGTCCGGGAGGTCCGGACGAACGAGTACACCCGGACGCAGTCCGAGAAGAGCGTCTCGGACGTCGAGCGCGAGCGCGTCCGCGACCTGGGCGGCGGCTACCGCCTCTGTTTCGGCACCGGCACCGTCTCGGTCCACTACAGCCACTACGAGCGGGTCGACGTCTCGACGGGCAAGCCGAAGGGACCGCCGGAGGCGACGGGCCTGCCGCCGGTCGACCTGCGGACGCAGCTCATGTGGGTCGAGACGCCCCGGGACCTGTTCGAGCGCGTCGTCGCGGCGATTCCGGACGACAAGCTCGCGGAGCCGTCCGGTGCGGCGTCGCTCGGCACGAAGGAGTGGACGTTCCTCGGCGGCCTCCACGGGGCCGAGCACGCGATGATCAAGCTCGCGCCGCTGGAACTGCGGATGGACAAGGGCGACATGGGCGGCCTGAGCGTCAACCGCCACCCCGAGACGGGCGTCCCGACGTGGTTCATCCACGACACCGTCGAGGGCGGCATCGGCTTCGCGAAGGGGATCTACGAGCACGCCGACGCCGTGCTGGCCCGCACCCGAGAGCGCGTCGCCGACTGCGACTGCGGCGGCGTCAACGGCTGTCCCGCCTGTCTGATGGACGTCCAGTGTGGCAACGGCAACGAGCCGCTCCACGCGCCCGCGACCGTCGAGGTGCTCGACGCGGTGCTGGAGCGGCTGGACTGA
- a CDS encoding metal-dependent hydrolase → MTLFHSLPGGHAAFLAVAVATHALVGYALGERLADAPLAGLVGGVLADADFLLPAAWGFPLVHRGLTHTLLALAAVTALVTAVAGRRQGLGFGGAYAAHLAIDATTPMGVPLLYPLSAEYLGVVLGGHAAPATAVLWACSLGLLWRGDGWSPRPVRS, encoded by the coding sequence GTGACGCTGTTTCACTCCCTCCCCGGCGGGCACGCGGCGTTTCTCGCCGTCGCCGTCGCCACCCACGCGCTCGTCGGCTACGCGCTCGGCGAGCGGCTGGCCGACGCGCCCCTGGCGGGCCTCGTCGGCGGCGTGCTCGCCGACGCCGACTTCCTGCTGCCGGCGGCGTGGGGGTTCCCGCTCGTTCACCGCGGGCTCACCCACACGCTGCTCGCGCTCGCCGCCGTGACCGCGCTCGTGACGGCCGTCGCCGGCCGCCGGCAGGGACTCGGGTTCGGCGGCGCGTACGCCGCCCACCTCGCCATCGACGCGACGACGCCGATGGGCGTGCCCCTGCTGTACCCGCTCTCGGCGGAGTACCTCGGCGTCGTCCTCGGCGGCCACGCCGCGCCCGCGACGGCGGTGCTGTGGGCCTGCTCGCTCGGCCTGCTGTGGCGGGGCGACGGCTGGTCCCCGCGGCCGGTCCGTTCCTGA
- a CDS encoding ribonuclease H-like domain-containing protein, with protein MSTPPRLTVLSSALVERLDAPRLRDALDYADPDALCLPVPGALVRLRATAPGLLDEYGPPLVLGGGTGGGTGTPGDGPGNADTAPDHRRLRGVDVVAASSDGDLGGVRALEREGRLDPATETYVLTDRLDVSVDLTELDASLGGRAAYRDALAPADLAGSYTHVSTAAPVGYYREWDGLAVAGADPDGDDAPGGERGGSEVPTLTLHPDGTVCSSGIGTDRLGLRALPGVGEVRAGRLREAGYRTPGDVAAASVADLREVAGIGRDAAATVGDGARALAEGEVVRDGDGSLPDGEPVFIDIETDGLTPTVVWLVGVLDRAGEERYLSFLNRDPDDPGRAVEAFVSWYAANAAGRPVVAYNGLSFDFPAVAEQIERHCPALLDDWEAAYTFDPYHWAVRDDNAVLPGRTNKLGDVAAALGRDGDGGGLTGAAVGRAYRRWMRERTPAAEPDWERHERYCEDDVRALAFVYDALAEAGGADGAADGDGSTGTNTTQGTLGEF; from the coding sequence ATGTCGACCCCGCCCCGCCTGACCGTCCTGTCCAGCGCACTCGTCGAGCGCCTCGACGCGCCGCGGCTCCGCGACGCGCTCGACTACGCCGACCCGGACGCCCTCTGTCTGCCCGTGCCGGGCGCGCTCGTCCGGCTCCGGGCGACGGCCCCCGGCCTCCTCGACGAGTACGGCCCGCCGCTGGTGCTCGGCGGCGGAACCGGCGGCGGCACAGGTACGCCCGGCGACGGTCCCGGCAACGCAGACACCGCCCCCGACCACCGCCGGCTCCGCGGCGTCGACGTCGTCGCGGCGTCGTCGGACGGGGACCTCGGCGGCGTCCGGGCGCTCGAACGCGAGGGCCGCCTCGACCCGGCCACGGAGACGTACGTTCTCACCGACCGCCTCGACGTGTCGGTCGATCTCACGGAACTCGACGCGTCGCTGGGCGGGCGCGCGGCGTACCGCGATGCCCTCGCGCCGGCGGACCTGGCCGGCTCGTACACCCACGTCTCGACGGCCGCGCCGGTCGGCTACTACCGCGAGTGGGACGGCCTCGCCGTTGCCGGCGCGGACCCCGACGGCGACGACGCGCCGGGCGGCGAGCGCGGCGGGAGCGAAGTCCCCACGCTCACCCTCCACCCGGACGGGACGGTCTGCTCGTCGGGGATCGGGACGGACCGGCTCGGCCTGCGGGCGCTCCCCGGCGTCGGCGAGGTGCGGGCCGGCCGCCTGCGGGAGGCGGGCTACCGGACGCCCGGCGACGTGGCCGCCGCGTCGGTCGCCGACCTCCGCGAGGTGGCGGGGATCGGCCGCGACGCCGCGGCGACGGTCGGCGACGGCGCGCGGGCGCTGGCGGAGGGCGAAGTCGTCCGGGACGGCGACGGGTCCCTCCCGGACGGGGAACCGGTGTTCATCGACATCGAGACGGACGGGCTGACGCCGACGGTCGTCTGGCTGGTCGGCGTGCTCGACCGGGCGGGCGAGGAGCGGTACCTCTCCTTCCTGAACCGCGACCCCGACGACCCCGGGCGGGCGGTTGAGGCGTTCGTCTCGTGGTACGCCGCCAACGCCGCGGGCCGGCCAGTCGTCGCGTACAACGGCCTCTCCTTCGACTTCCCCGCAGTCGCCGAGCAAATCGAGCGCCACTGCCCGGCCCTGCTGGACGACTGGGAGGCGGCGTACACGTTCGACCCGTACCACTGGGCGGTCCGGGACGACAACGCCGTCCTGCCGGGCCGGACGAACAAACTCGGCGACGTGGCCGCCGCGCTCGGGCGGGACGGGGACGGCGGCGGCCTCACCGGGGCGGCGGTCGGCCGCGCCTACCGGCGGTGGATGCGCGAACGCACGCCCGCGGCGGAGCCCGACTGGGAGCGCCACGAGCGCTACTGCGAGGACGACGTGCGGGCGCTGGCGTTCGTGTACGACGCGCTCGCGGAGGCCGGCGGCGCGGACGGCGCGGCGGACGGCGACGGGTCGACCGGAACGAACACCACACAGGGCACCCTGGGGGAGTTCTGA
- the folP gene encoding dihydropteroate synthase, which yields MQNVDAAGLGIGDDHPPRIMGVLNVSEESPYDPSVYDDPGEAAAYVDEELIGEGADIVDVGLESANKRFEVLSAEEELDRLDTAVEAMESTSGDAVFSIETRYAEVADAALSRGFDMVNDICGFADPEMPAVCADHDVAVAKMASPPDLERPGAVEEVDDIYDALTRNGLTDKTIVDPAFGGWSEAKTLEHDRETLRRLREFRGLDRPILVSINRKNFLREVAGRSTEEALPVSLAATSIAVERGAHVVRTHDVAETRDAALVGAEFARDRLRGGDDVTVEELDVTAVGEARRHVERLGGDADAAADCVTRVFELDGLAEPTATALASAAAERGATVVRGRGSALLAGTPTEIAGVAAAVAEREPTFRPTERLLREALT from the coding sequence ATGCAGAACGTCGACGCCGCCGGGCTGGGGATCGGCGACGACCACCCGCCCCGGATCATGGGCGTGCTGAACGTCAGCGAGGAGTCGCCGTACGACCCCTCGGTGTACGACGACCCGGGGGAGGCGGCTGCCTACGTCGACGAGGAGCTGATCGGCGAGGGCGCGGACATCGTCGACGTCGGGCTGGAGTCGGCCAACAAGCGCTTCGAGGTGCTGTCGGCCGAGGAGGAACTGGACCGGCTCGACACGGCCGTCGAGGCGATGGAGAGCACGAGCGGCGACGCCGTCTTCTCCATCGAGACGCGCTACGCCGAGGTGGCCGACGCGGCGCTGTCGCGCGGGTTCGACATGGTCAACGACATCTGTGGCTTCGCCGACCCGGAGATGCCCGCGGTCTGTGCGGACCACGACGTCGCGGTCGCCAAGATGGCGAGCCCGCCGGACCTCGAACGCCCGGGCGCGGTCGAGGAGGTCGACGACATCTACGACGCGCTGACGCGCAACGGCCTCACCGACAAGACCATCGTCGACCCCGCGTTCGGCGGGTGGAGCGAGGCCAAGACCCTCGAACACGACCGCGAGACGCTCCGCCGCCTGCGGGAGTTCCGCGGGCTGGACCGCCCGATCCTCGTCTCGATCAACCGCAAGAACTTCCTCCGGGAGGTCGCCGGGCGCTCGACCGAGGAAGCGCTCCCCGTCAGCCTCGCAGCCACGTCGATAGCCGTCGAGCGCGGCGCACACGTCGTCCGGACCCACGACGTGGCCGAGACGCGCGACGCGGCGCTCGTCGGCGCGGAGTTCGCCCGGGACCGGCTCCGGGGCGGCGACGACGTGACCGTCGAGGAACTCGACGTGACGGCGGTCGGCGAGGCGCGGCGACACGTCGAACGGCTCGGCGGCGACGCGGACGCCGCCGCGGACTGCGTGACCCGGGTGTTCGAACTCGACGGGCTGGCAGAACCCACGGCGACGGCGCTGGCGTCGGCGGCGGCCGAGCGGGGCGCGACGGTCGTCCGGGGGCGCGGGAGCGCGCTCCTGGCCGGCACGCCGACCGAAATCGCCGGCGTCGCGGCCGCTGTCGCCGAACGTGAGCCCACGTTCCGGCCGACCGAGCGACTCCTTCGCGAGGCCCTCACCTAA
- a CDS encoding 6-hydroxymethylpterin diphosphokinase MptE-like protein: MDFDEWLPVYEAILADFGFARAADERARDELAELATPFDAGRLPRFEGATVAVAGAGPSLSDELAVARDADVVVAASTAADTLAERGVGVDLMTTDLDKNVDTAVALSERGVPVAVHAHGDNVPAVRSAVPEFDPDYLLPTTQAAPAGPVRNFGGFTDGDRGAFLADHFGAADLRFPGWDFDDPAVDDLKARKLDWAERLLYWLERRRGERFAVLDGRRDGLVHAPDA, encoded by the coding sequence ATGGACTTCGACGAGTGGCTCCCCGTCTACGAGGCGATCCTCGCCGACTTCGGCTTCGCACGGGCGGCCGACGAACGCGCGCGCGACGAACTGGCCGAACTGGCGACGCCGTTCGACGCCGGCCGACTGCCGCGGTTCGAGGGCGCGACGGTCGCCGTCGCCGGCGCGGGACCGTCCCTGTCGGACGAACTCGCGGTCGCCCGCGACGCGGACGTGGTCGTCGCCGCCTCGACGGCCGCGGACACCCTCGCCGAGCGCGGCGTCGGCGTCGACCTGATGACCACGGACCTGGACAAGAACGTCGACACCGCCGTCGCCCTCTCGGAGCGGGGCGTCCCCGTCGCGGTCCACGCCCACGGCGACAACGTGCCCGCCGTGCGGTCGGCCGTCCCCGAGTTCGACCCCGACTACCTGTTGCCGACGACGCAGGCCGCGCCCGCCGGCCCGGTCCGGAACTTCGGCGGGTTCACGGACGGCGACCGCGGCGCGTTCCTCGCGGACCACTTCGGGGCCGCCGACCTCCGGTTCCCCGGCTGGGACTTCGACGACCCCGCCGTGGACGACCTGAAGGCCCGCAAACTCGACTGGGCCGAACGGCTCCTGTACTGGCTGGAGCGCCGCCGCGGCGAGCGCTTCGCGGTGCTCGACGGGCGGCGGGACGGCCTCGTCCACGCGCCGGACGCGTAG